Proteins from one Coleofasciculus chthonoplastes PCC 7420 genomic window:
- a CDS encoding DUF928 domain-containing protein: protein MTWQHYYTYISFFVLSLLWNILPIEGLPVQAQEVMPGRTLASRSMVTVSFTPPSTGEPLLPNNRQGGGTRDGGCPQDAKALDPRITPVMPTTRQGLTVAERPTFFVYVPKTTAKQALFVLKDENEDYYYETTLPMPKQAGILRLKLPDEASKLEVGKTYHWSFLMICGAQVTPDSPGVQGVIKRIKPNGTLNQLDGEPLLEQALQYGANGIWFDTLTTLAQLRQSNPQDSSFQVAWADLLKSVGLDAIATQPLVN from the coding sequence ATGACTTGGCAACATTACTACACTTATATTAGCTTCTTTGTCCTCAGTCTGTTGTGGAACATCCTGCCGATTGAGGGGCTACCCGTGCAGGCGCAAGAGGTTATGCCGGGTAGAACGTTAGCCAGTCGGTCGATGGTGACGGTAAGTTTCACACCGCCATCAACGGGTGAGCCACTCTTACCCAACAATAGACAAGGAGGAGGAACTCGTGATGGTGGATGTCCTCAAGACGCCAAGGCACTTGACCCAAGGATTACCCCTGTAATGCCCACGACTCGCCAAGGATTGACCGTTGCAGAGCGCCCGACATTTTTTGTTTACGTCCCTAAAACCACAGCAAAGCAGGCACTCTTTGTGCTTAAGGACGAAAATGAGGATTATTATTACGAAACAACCTTGCCCATGCCCAAACAAGCAGGGATTCTGCGCCTAAAGCTCCCCGATGAAGCATCCAAGCTAGAAGTTGGTAAAACGTATCATTGGTCATTTCTGATGATTTGTGGCGCACAAGTTACGCCCGATAGTCCCGGAGTCCAAGGCGTGATTAAACGGATTAAGCCGAATGGAACATTAAATCAGCTAGACGGAGAACCTTTGCTGGAACAGGCTCTCCAGTATGGGGCAAATGGCATTTGGTTCGATACTCTAACAACCCTGGCTCAACTTAGACAATCTAATCCACAGGATTCCTCCTTTCAAGTGGCTTGGGCAGACTTATTGAAATCGGTGGGACTCGACGCGATCGCGACTCAGCCCTTGGTTAATTGA